The following proteins come from a genomic window of Streptococcus pneumoniae:
- the rplU gene encoding 50S ribosomal protein L21 produces MSTYAIIKTGGKQVKVEVGQAVYIEKLNVEAGQEVTFNEVVLVGGENTVVGTPLVAGATVVGTVEKQGKQKKVVTYKYKPKKGSHRKQGHRQPYTKVVINAINA; encoded by the coding sequence ATGAGCACATACGCAATTATCAAAACTGGCGGAAAACAAGTTAAAGTTGAAGTTGGTCAAGCAGTTTACATTGAAAAATTGAACGTTGAAGCTGGTCAAGAAGTTACTTTTAACGAAGTTGTTCTTGTTGGTGGTGAAAACACTGTTGTCGGAACTCCACTTGTTGCTGGAGCTACTGTAGTTGGAACTGTTGAAAAACAAGGAAAACAAAAGAAAGTTGTTACTTACAAGTACAAACCTAAAAAAGGTAGCCACCGTAAACAAGGTCACCGTCAACCATATACAAAAGTTGTCATCAACGCAATTAACGCTTAA
- a CDS encoding ribosomal-processing cysteine protease Prp, whose protein sequence is MIQAVFERAEDGELRGAEITGHAESGEYGLDVVCASVSTLAINFINSIEKFAGYEPILELNEDEGGYLMVEIPKDLPSHQREMTQLFFESFFLGMANLSENYSEFVQTRVITEN, encoded by the coding sequence ATGATACAAGCAGTCTTTGAGAGAGCCGAAGATGGCGAGCTGAGGGGTGCGGAAATTACTGGACACGCCGAGAGTGGCGAATACGGCTTAGATGTCGTGTGTGCATCGGTTTCTACGCTTGCCATTAACTTTATCAATTCTATTGAGAAATTTGCAGGCTATGAACCAATCCTAGAATTAAACGAAGATGAAGGTGGCTATCTGATGGTTGAAATACCAAAAGATCTTCCTTCACACCAGAGAGAAATGACCCAGTTATTCTTTGAATCATTTTTCTTAGGTATGGCAAACTTATCGGAGAACTATTCTGAGTTCGTCCAAACCAGAGTTATCACAGAAAACTAA
- the rpmA gene encoding 50S ribosomal protein L27 has protein sequence MLKMTLNNLQLFAHKKGGGSTSNGRDSQAKRLGAKAADGQTVTGGSILYRQRGTHIYPGVNVGRGGDDTLFAKVEGVVRFERKGRDKKQVSVYPIAK, from the coding sequence ATGTTAAAAATGACTCTTAACAACTTGCAACTTTTCGCCCACAAAAAAGGTGGAGGTTCTACATCAAACGGACGTGATTCACAAGCAAAACGTCTTGGAGCTAAAGCAGCTGACGGACAAACTGTAACAGGTGGATCAATCCTTTACCGTCAACGTGGTACACACATCTATCCAGGTGTAAACGTTGGTCGTGGTGGAGACGATACTTTGTTCGCTAAAGTTGAAGGCGTAGTACGCTTTGAACGTAAAGGACGCGATAAAAAACAAGTTTCTGTTTACCCAATCGCTAAATAA